The Solanum pennellii chromosome 11, SPENNV200 genome contains a region encoding:
- the LOC107003670 gene encoding adenylate isopentenyltransferase 5, chloroplastic-like: MGATGTGESRLSVDLATHFRGQIINSDKMQVVVYIEKILKTQRVPIIDGGSNSYIEKLVEDLVFMFKYKYDSFFIWIDVEQLVLNRRVDMTVNQMVKAALVDEMRQIFIPDAD, translated from the exons ATGGGGGCCACAGGAACGGGAGAATCTCGTCTCTCTGTTGACCTTGCCACCCATTTTCGAGGACAAATAATCAACTCGGATAAAATGCAA GTTGTCgtctatatagaaaaaatactgAAGACTCAACGTGTTCCAATTATTGATGGAGGGTCAAACTCGTATATTGAAAAACTTGTGGAAGATCTTGtgttcatgttcaaatataagtatgatagtttctttatttggattgatGTTGAGCAATTAGTCTTGAACCGTAGAGTTGACATGACGGTTAATCAAATGGTCAAAGCAg CGCTAGTGGATGAGATGCGACAAATTTTCATTCCAGATGCAGATTAA